In Leptospira ryugenii, one genomic interval encodes:
- a CDS encoding biopolymer transporter TolR, translating to MSRTTSSKLSLFFLSTLLQCTLLQSGVKINPVTFDYQSISKNYFKPGETKPFPLTVQRGNNLYNSTTADGRFLFYTTDKNGNNDIWFRDLKSSVIVPVTENSFSESKPAISPDGKYLVFVSEEFDSDGDLVLLEMNIEEWMEELLKGNRFIETDTINLTNPLAKKEGKRQRIIDTDPVWTPDGKYVLYVSDAFTPGIPNLVQINPFRPQEKTLLTQNGAVNPSLSKDGSVVYFISYGEDNRGEVYSFQIQSKEIQRITNNAFLDFSPCVDQLGKYLYYASIRKDSNGNGKLDERDVSLLVMRNLQTGEEKVLSSGEVSFFDVKYSTFNGGSVLFSAPYFNSINIYFLPATGSIPKQSNIIEQYQSTKTFLDGQSLEAYFLGLNSMELFFSQDPLFPIYQAKVNDLKAKAYEKMGKSKEAKQIYSGMQSGELGRDTAFGFAFARWLAQNPATKNQELLQFINSHSDVSIDTIPSLLHLLVDDFEKKKDIPSTKRYLIEITDRYPEYHLISEIRRKLGTYEFTQDSKTLPIVYKQIFKNWKDEAERSLTRNEQNFDFNTKRDLRYLIEDIILKIESNRSPGEVLQWVDILLSEADNQSEDLFKQILLFEKAKALHSLRDFANSSLLLDQIIPIPPQMDLEPIGKPSVFELPVYKVAYKNPILLKSHILKYQNQKYSGNTGDALRNLKVYLEFYDKDLGVDLKISDIENAFFYFENKALEFERLGNLRESAFHYFYNNQNMFLVKTKNLFLDSLYQEYGVYYQRRMVDTIFNYGKKLREEEERALLSQINVLGKDKLNVIGNITDVTSLVTENKYLRSVVDLKDLEQINVLSGQALQWAELYYKQAVPRARPHLDLSTLYGYAYFLINKYVIYESYYYATNTMTDLRKKEILENYKKAEWELKWIIFADPTYHDAYQLLGWLYQYVDLMKLRRAEPGAETDEEKYLALYKKFFPEKNLEANVELYNQILVFLGQKNLKPKVLSDLNLNLGNNYFLLNNYPKADESFQKVEESSKTLLAKNQFESYKQEAVFRYHYGRALIYQSEYKKAISQFQSSIQIYFKNEYYQAVNAYASDENTITKERLMNIRSKLALLFALKGLAELESQQFTPAIESFQTSIAYNQQTQFLHPINLYNYLAIAMQKAGRFQSSYEMLSIAKQEYQKSKKSLWQRWKNFSSWDLVLPEDKRVIGEGRFPGEFPDDFKYLLTLGVSIENHIEQREFELALQELSARNDFIKEKSLDKTAMGTTILAKSKQVAAQIYYENKVSENALKSYEDLIQLVFANGSPDSKEKAIAGYSTSVFSFVEANKENTEKATKALKDLLANLEIWKSDFMKSCSDKLCDLQFRKKYYKYDVIRGTANFYLAELSVGNPEISFSRYAEAAEILENPGLVDPIDIGLPKDPIRKKERIRLLYNLAFIYRRLGDIELSRKKWNEAAELAYEFRFDDELFWLHQQKIEMESGLANLSKQNLDLQNSVKKVQKDWKESPEIRLFSPRVKIDRLVNTLSKYYLEQKNFSALVQLWEERRSIELFREVFNSQFEFEDSKLNLAYSDLLNWIKRYRTLLKTMETKSENRENVDNLLKSKQIEIQKLEAYTSKLNSLSPERNSFWSIFWNPKERFTLDNRILYVYHSENQYHLFSERNKNIFHKHCLSLDEGSCLPEVSSETVVIQGLGDSFSISDVQKLKGFFSEKGKQVTFISRTAESDLFQEKNERSWKWTTLFTDSTTKETSLPTRAQTSYTLGPLVYDTDVLVSTKTFPLNGSLFADKVSQNLPLRELFTTSGNEISVAALPLSEFSKPVDWQRIGYLYEVLRSRRIQNLVLYSKFEDLKVFLSTNPSLSELNQNKNVIVLGAWDTKLVPAENLEKAKQLMEEGKQFEKLKDFEIAYDKYYSASSLLPNQDSRLPDIELKLAELKTQLFPSVAKKIFFEPLLNKYKDKEFQNKIRYSFYVTCYTDKDLKDCGEMKNVWIGPLAGTYEKALEFYQKLRLGKVRGLQESNEARKEIEKGEDAFLQSYRLGTLYIQNYLLKEAEEELKRTYSFARSAKEKNTAKNRELEILFHKGLLFGDVGIDQTTLTSTSAYSLGFRKKWSEYDQKILSREFTKYGYADSIYDQFRIKLYQSWKAQVNRGYFDPLILTPEFLTTGESVLSKLSHLNRTLMYSLLRNSIMNQKQNEVNALIDLIISEEKKEERPMRILAFRLFLAESLYLRGDRESADKYLKSFESEYLAIGMGNSFLDEEYLKLIQRLSYLYKRELPNRIVSSHKIGKYYETFKNQSPNQWVDSLNALNSSLKNEWLSPEMSKEMEFLFAYLLQTALEKNSSEVFFDIAIARDLFRNHSERYLGKKVTFAEIPRFFSLAEKLKLKLPKGQEFSAIFDLGKKTYLLSFQDNKSLGRELFMDNKELKKDLMKYWIETEIGGMEMIQRESLADRYKNSLRLSKGKRHYLYLSGYHSKAPLSIPDIELYRVASVKTFIDSPNISKQKLKFSSKQIGVMDRMDKMNPEDKIINDLMIWEVQGKNDSAEYVIDPSVLRLSENTTVSYENETISSAKEFKNTFRFLSNNRLGESTFYSDDFAVSSYYLSQKSKGLFVLHSGIQNGFQNIKFLKQLMLPSDTEKPLYVRFEEAKEAARSTSPEDRYWTGYSLFTSAMITED from the coding sequence ATGTCTCGCACTACCTCGAGTAAACTTTCATTATTTTTTCTAAGTACCCTCCTCCAATGTACTCTCTTGCAAAGTGGAGTAAAGATAAATCCAGTTACCTTTGATTACCAGTCCATTTCTAAAAACTATTTCAAACCTGGTGAAACAAAACCATTTCCCTTAACAGTTCAACGTGGAAATAATCTATACAATTCTACTACGGCTGATGGAAGGTTTTTGTTTTATACTACGGATAAAAATGGAAACAATGATATCTGGTTTCGTGATTTAAAAAGCTCTGTGATTGTTCCAGTAACAGAAAATTCTTTTTCTGAGTCCAAACCAGCAATTTCACCGGATGGAAAGTATCTCGTTTTTGTTTCAGAAGAATTTGATTCAGATGGAGATTTAGTACTTCTGGAAATGAATATTGAGGAATGGATGGAAGAGCTCCTTAAAGGTAATCGTTTTATTGAAACTGATACGATAAACCTAACCAATCCACTTGCAAAAAAAGAAGGGAAAAGACAGAGGATCATTGACACAGATCCAGTTTGGACTCCGGACGGCAAATATGTGTTATATGTTTCTGATGCATTTACCCCTGGTATTCCAAATTTAGTACAAATCAATCCTTTTCGTCCACAAGAGAAAACGCTATTAACCCAAAACGGCGCCGTCAATCCCTCCTTGAGTAAAGACGGAAGTGTTGTATATTTTATCTCGTATGGAGAAGATAATAGAGGCGAAGTCTATTCATTCCAAATTCAATCAAAAGAAATCCAACGAATAACAAACAATGCTTTTTTAGATTTTTCCCCTTGCGTTGACCAGTTAGGAAAGTACTTATATTACGCATCCATCCGAAAAGATTCAAATGGAAATGGCAAACTAGATGAACGGGATGTGAGCCTACTCGTAATGAGAAATCTACAGACAGGAGAAGAGAAAGTTTTATCTTCTGGAGAGGTTTCTTTTTTTGATGTCAAATATTCTACCTTTAACGGTGGTTCTGTTTTATTTTCTGCTCCTTATTTCAATTCAATCAATATTTACTTTTTGCCGGCCACAGGCTCAATCCCAAAACAAAGTAATATTATAGAACAATACCAATCGACAAAAACATTCTTAGACGGTCAATCTTTAGAGGCCTATTTTCTTGGCTTAAATTCTATGGAACTTTTTTTCTCCCAGGATCCCTTGTTCCCTATTTACCAAGCAAAGGTGAATGACTTAAAAGCAAAAGCATATGAGAAAATGGGAAAATCAAAAGAAGCAAAACAAATCTATTCCGGTATGCAGAGCGGAGAATTAGGCCGAGATACAGCATTCGGATTTGCTTTTGCTAGGTGGCTTGCGCAAAATCCTGCTACTAAAAACCAAGAACTCTTGCAATTTATCAATTCGCATTCGGATGTTTCGATTGATACGATCCCTTCACTTTTGCATTTATTAGTAGATGATTTCGAAAAGAAAAAAGATATTCCATCTACCAAACGTTATCTGATTGAAATCACGGATCGATACCCTGAGTATCATCTCATTTCCGAGATTCGGAGAAAACTAGGCACTTATGAATTCACTCAAGATAGCAAGACTTTACCCATCGTGTACAAACAAATTTTCAAGAATTGGAAAGATGAGGCGGAACGTTCGCTGACTAGAAATGAACAGAACTTTGATTTTAATACAAAGCGCGATCTACGATATTTGATCGAAGATATTATTTTAAAAATAGAATCAAATCGTTCTCCTGGTGAGGTCCTTCAGTGGGTAGATATTTTACTTTCAGAAGCTGATAATCAGTCGGAAGACCTATTCAAACAAATTCTATTGTTTGAAAAAGCCAAGGCTTTGCACTCTCTAAGGGATTTTGCTAATTCTTCCTTATTATTAGACCAAATCATTCCTATCCCGCCTCAAATGGATCTGGAACCCATTGGAAAGCCTTCTGTCTTTGAACTACCAGTTTACAAAGTCGCCTATAAAAATCCAATATTGCTTAAATCCCATATACTAAAGTACCAAAATCAAAAGTATTCTGGAAACACTGGTGATGCCTTAAGGAATTTAAAAGTGTATCTCGAGTTCTACGACAAAGATCTTGGAGTCGATCTAAAGATAAGCGATATTGAAAATGCATTCTTTTATTTTGAGAATAAGGCTTTGGAATTTGAAAGATTAGGTAATCTTAGAGAATCAGCGTTTCATTACTTTTACAATAACCAGAACATGTTTTTGGTAAAAACGAAAAACCTCTTCTTGGATAGTTTGTACCAAGAATACGGTGTTTACTACCAGAGAAGAATGGTTGATACAATCTTTAACTATGGTAAAAAATTGCGGGAAGAAGAAGAACGTGCCTTACTTTCCCAAATCAATGTACTAGGAAAGGATAAACTAAACGTAATTGGAAATATTACTGACGTCACTTCTTTGGTAACTGAAAATAAATATCTAAGAAGTGTAGTTGATTTAAAAGATCTGGAGCAAATCAATGTTCTGTCTGGGCAGGCCTTACAATGGGCTGAATTATACTACAAACAAGCAGTCCCACGCGCAAGGCCGCATTTAGATTTATCGACACTGTACGGATATGCTTACTTTCTTATAAACAAATATGTAATTTATGAATCGTATTACTATGCCACGAATACGATGACCGACCTCCGAAAGAAAGAGATATTAGAGAATTATAAAAAAGCAGAATGGGAACTGAAATGGATTATTTTTGCAGATCCCACTTACCATGATGCATACCAACTATTAGGTTGGCTTTATCAGTATGTTGACCTAATGAAATTGCGGCGGGCTGAGCCAGGAGCCGAAACAGATGAAGAAAAATATTTGGCACTTTATAAAAAGTTTTTTCCTGAGAAAAACTTGGAGGCAAATGTCGAACTCTATAACCAAATTCTTGTCTTTTTAGGACAGAAGAATCTAAAGCCCAAAGTGCTTTCTGATCTAAACTTAAATTTAGGTAATAACTATTTCTTATTAAATAATTATCCGAAAGCCGATGAAAGTTTTCAAAAAGTAGAGGAGAGTTCAAAAACCCTCCTTGCAAAAAATCAATTTGAATCCTATAAACAAGAAGCAGTTTTTAGATACCATTATGGAAGGGCACTGATTTACCAATCAGAATACAAAAAGGCAATTTCTCAATTCCAATCATCCATTCAAATTTATTTCAAAAACGAATATTACCAAGCAGTGAATGCTTATGCTTCCGATGAAAATACAATTACCAAAGAGCGTTTAATGAACATTCGCTCCAAGTTGGCATTGTTATTTGCTTTAAAAGGACTTGCAGAGCTTGAGAGCCAACAATTTACTCCGGCGATTGAATCCTTCCAAACTTCTATTGCCTACAATCAACAAACTCAATTTTTACACCCTATCAATCTGTATAATTACTTAGCTATTGCCATGCAAAAGGCTGGTAGATTTCAAAGTTCTTATGAGATGTTGTCGATAGCAAAACAGGAATACCAGAAATCAAAAAAATCGCTGTGGCAGAGATGGAAAAATTTCTCTTCTTGGGATCTTGTATTGCCAGAAGACAAAAGGGTGATTGGAGAGGGAAGATTTCCTGGTGAGTTCCCAGATGATTTCAAATATTTACTTACTTTAGGTGTAAGTATAGAAAATCACATTGAACAAAGAGAATTTGAATTAGCCTTGCAAGAGTTAAGTGCTAGGAATGATTTTATTAAAGAAAAATCTCTGGATAAGACGGCAATGGGTACTACAATACTTGCAAAGTCCAAGCAAGTGGCCGCACAGATTTATTACGAAAACAAAGTATCAGAAAATGCACTGAAATCTTATGAGGACTTAATTCAACTTGTCTTTGCGAATGGTAGTCCTGATTCAAAAGAAAAAGCGATCGCAGGCTATTCTACTTCCGTCTTTAGTTTTGTAGAAGCAAATAAAGAAAATACAGAGAAGGCAACAAAAGCTCTCAAAGACCTTCTCGCAAACCTAGAGATTTGGAAATCTGATTTTATGAAATCATGCTCGGACAAATTGTGCGACTTGCAATTCCGAAAAAAATACTATAAATATGATGTCATTCGTGGTACAGCCAATTTCTATTTAGCAGAGTTAAGTGTAGGTAATCCAGAAATTTCATTTTCTAGATATGCGGAAGCAGCAGAGATTTTAGAAAATCCAGGATTGGTAGATCCGATTGATATTGGTCTGCCCAAAGATCCTATTCGAAAAAAAGAAAGAATACGTTTACTCTATAATTTAGCGTTCATTTATCGAAGATTAGGAGATATAGAACTCAGTAGAAAGAAATGGAATGAAGCTGCGGAACTCGCCTACGAATTTCGATTTGATGATGAGTTATTTTGGTTGCACCAACAAAAAATAGAAATGGAATCAGGCTTAGCCAATCTCTCTAAACAAAATTTAGATCTACAAAATTCGGTAAAGAAAGTTCAAAAGGATTGGAAAGAGAGTCCTGAGATCCGCTTATTTTCACCTCGAGTCAAAATTGATCGTCTAGTAAATACACTAAGTAAATATTATTTAGAGCAGAAAAATTTCAGCGCTCTAGTACAGCTTTGGGAAGAAAGGCGTTCCATAGAATTGTTTCGTGAGGTCTTTAACTCTCAGTTCGAATTTGAGGATTCTAAACTAAATCTTGCCTATTCGGATCTACTCAATTGGATCAAAAGATATCGAACTCTTTTGAAAACAATGGAAACAAAGTCTGAGAATAGAGAAAATGTCGACAATCTTCTGAAAAGTAAACAGATTGAGATTCAGAAATTAGAAGCATATACATCAAAATTAAATTCACTTAGCCCGGAGAGAAATTCCTTTTGGTCAATATTCTGGAATCCTAAGGAGAGATTCACCTTAGACAATCGAATTTTGTATGTGTATCACTCTGAAAATCAATACCATCTGTTCAGTGAGCGCAATAAGAATATTTTTCACAAGCATTGCTTGTCGCTTGATGAAGGCTCCTGTCTACCTGAAGTTTCCTCTGAGACTGTAGTAATACAGGGATTAGGTGATAGTTTTTCAATATCGGATGTTCAGAAATTGAAAGGATTCTTTTCTGAAAAAGGAAAACAAGTTACTTTTATTTCGAGAACGGCCGAGAGTGATCTTTTCCAGGAGAAAAATGAAAGATCATGGAAATGGACAACATTATTCACCGACTCAACGACCAAAGAGACATCCCTACCAACTCGAGCACAAACATCATATACTCTTGGTCCTTTGGTATACGATACGGATGTATTGGTTTCTACAAAAACATTTCCTCTAAATGGAAGTTTATTTGCCGATAAAGTCTCCCAGAATTTACCACTGCGAGAATTATTCACAACGAGTGGAAATGAGATATCAGTAGCTGCACTTCCGCTTTCAGAATTTTCCAAGCCAGTCGATTGGCAAAGAATCGGTTATCTATATGAAGTATTACGATCCCGTAGGATCCAAAATCTTGTGCTTTACTCAAAGTTTGAAGATTTGAAAGTTTTTTTATCTACTAATCCAAGTTTAAGTGAGTTAAATCAAAATAAAAATGTTATTGTTTTGGGTGCTTGGGATACAAAACTTGTCCCCGCAGAAAATTTAGAAAAAGCCAAACAGTTGATGGAGGAAGGTAAACAGTTCGAAAAATTAAAGGATTTTGAGATCGCGTACGACAAGTATTATTCTGCATCCTCCCTATTGCCAAATCAGGATTCTCGTTTACCAGATATCGAGCTAAAATTAGCCGAATTGAAAACTCAACTGTTTCCTTCGGTAGCCAAGAAAATCTTTTTCGAACCTCTTTTAAATAAATATAAGGATAAGGAATTCCAAAATAAAATTCGATATTCTTTTTATGTTACCTGTTATACGGATAAAGACTTAAAAGATTGCGGAGAGATGAAAAATGTTTGGATTGGACCCCTAGCTGGAACGTATGAAAAGGCATTGGAGTTTTATCAGAAGCTCCGGCTTGGGAAGGTGAGAGGTTTACAAGAGTCCAATGAGGCAAGAAAGGAAATTGAGAAAGGAGAAGATGCATTCCTCCAATCCTATCGTCTTGGCACATTATATATTCAAAACTATCTTCTGAAAGAAGCAGAAGAGGAGCTAAAAAGAACCTATTCGTTTGCAAGATCAGCAAAAGAAAAAAATACAGCGAAAAATAGAGAACTTGAAATTCTTTTCCATAAAGGTTTATTGTTTGGTGATGTCGGCATAGATCAGACCACTCTGACTTCTACATCTGCCTATAGTTTAGGTTTTAGAAAAAAATGGTCAGAATATGACCAAAAGATTCTCTCACGAGAGTTTACGAAGTATGGTTATGCCGATTCTATTTACGATCAATTTAGAATAAAATTATACCAGTCTTGGAAAGCACAAGTGAATCGAGGCTACTTTGATCCCTTGATCTTAACACCCGAATTCTTAACAACAGGTGAAAGTGTTTTGAGTAAACTTTCTCATTTGAATCGTACTTTAATGTATTCTCTACTTAGAAATTCTATCATGAATCAAAAACAAAATGAAGTAAATGCTCTGATTGATTTAATCATCTCAGAAGAAAAAAAGGAAGAAAGACCAATGCGAATTTTAGCATTTCGTCTTTTTTTAGCAGAGAGTTTGTATCTTAGAGGAGATCGTGAATCTGCTGATAAATATTTAAAATCATTCGAATCAGAATATTTAGCCATTGGAATGGGAAACTCATTTTTAGATGAAGAATATTTAAAACTCATACAACGTCTATCTTATCTCTACAAGAGAGAGCTTCCCAATAGAATTGTATCGAGTCATAAAATAGGAAAGTATTACGAAACGTTTAAAAATCAAAGTCCAAATCAATGGGTAGATAGTCTCAACGCTCTAAATTCCTCGCTTAAAAATGAATGGCTTAGTCCAGAAATGAGTAAGGAGATGGAATTTCTCTTTGCATATCTTCTACAAACGGCACTTGAGAAAAACTCTTCCGAAGTATTTTTTGACATTGCCATTGCGAGAGATTTGTTTAGAAACCATAGCGAACGTTATTTGGGAAAGAAAGTCACCTTTGCTGAAATTCCACGATTTTTTTCCCTGGCCGAAAAACTTAAACTTAAACTTCCCAAAGGACAGGAATTCTCGGCTATATTTGATTTGGGGAAAAAGACATACTTACTTTCTTTTCAAGATAACAAATCTTTGGGAAGAGAACTCTTTATGGATAACAAAGAGTTAAAAAAAGACCTCATGAAGTATTGGATCGAAACGGAAATCGGCGGGATGGAGATGATCCAAAGGGAATCTTTGGCAGATCGATACAAAAATTCTCTGCGACTTTCAAAGGGGAAAAGGCATTATCTATATCTTTCTGGTTATCACAGCAAAGCTCCTCTTTCAATACCAGATATCGAACTTTATAGAGTCGCCTCAGTGAAAACATTTATCGACTCACCAAACATATCAAAACAAAAACTTAAATTTTCAAGCAAACAAATAGGTGTTATGGATCGTATGGATAAAATGAACCCAGAAGATAAAATCATAAACGATCTTATGATTTGGGAAGTGCAAGGGAAAAATGATAGTGCCGAATATGTCATCGATCCTAGCGTATTGCGACTTTCTGAAAATACCACCGTTTCTTATGAGAACGAAACAATTTCAAGTGCCAAAGAGTTTAAAAATACATTTCGATTTCTTTCCAACAATAGGTTAGGGGAAAGTACATTTTACTCAGATGATTTTGCGGTATCGAGTTATTATCTTTCCCAAAAATCGAAAGGACTTTTTGTACTACATTCAGGTATCCAGAACGGTTTTCAAAATATTAAGTTCTTAAAGCAATTGATGCTACCAAGCGATACCGAAAAACCTCTCTATGTGCGATTTGAAGAGGCGAAAGAAGCAGCAAGGAGCACTAGCCCAGAGGACCGTTATTGGACTGGTTATTCACTCTTTACGTCTGCAATGATTACGGAAGATTAA
- a CDS encoding DUF1318 domain-containing protein, with product MKLRLTILLASIIFGNCQALINFKVPPFTITNAQTAAEKQMVGEDRELEKDGWLVSSIQSSSGSRQQNSQLASEIGQDPELLGHQKRLLYLESEVKRYKLHNMIGEGQAGILKFNPFASQSPFYPEYEFPAKRKRLDDVLRLVNESRKLVIDKQVEEEKKKGRKEEELRTLRLNLSEVYIKNVSKGEYYEISPGKWEKM from the coding sequence ATGAAGCTCAGATTAACAATTCTTCTAGCGTCCATAATATTTGGTAACTGCCAAGCCCTCATCAACTTTAAGGTACCTCCCTTTACAATCACCAATGCACAAACGGCGGCAGAAAAACAGATGGTCGGTGAAGATAGAGAGTTAGAAAAAGATGGCTGGCTAGTTTCCTCGATTCAATCATCTTCGGGAAGTCGTCAACAAAACAGTCAATTGGCTTCCGAAATTGGCCAAGATCCCGAATTGCTTGGACATCAAAAACGATTATTGTACTTAGAATCTGAAGTAAAACGATATAAATTACATAACATGATCGGTGAAGGCCAAGCTGGCATTTTGAAGTTTAATCCGTTTGCCTCACAATCTCCCTTCTATCCTGAATATGAATTTCCCGCAAAACGAAAACGTTTGGATGATGTATTGAGATTGGTAAATGAATCAAGAAAACTGGTTATAGATAAGCAAGTTGAAGAAGAGAAGAAAAAAGGAAGAAAGGAGGAGGAGCTTCGAACACTTCGACTCAACCTGTCTGAGGTTTATATCAAAAATGTTAGTAAAGGCGAATATTATGAAATTTCTCCAGGTAAATGGGAGAAAATGTAG